The DNA region AGTAAGGGAGTCAAGGCCCCGGTTCCAGCAGGGCGGGAGAGCCTAGCCTGGTGGGGCGTCGGCTTGGTATAAGAGTACAGAGAGCCGAAGGTCGCGGGTTCGAAGCCCGCCCGGGGCTCCAAAACCCTAAAACCCTTAACCTTAAGGTTTCCATCCCATTTCATCCCATCCCTCAGCCGCCGCGGCCTTCGAGGCCGATCCAGCCGAGGCCATCCATAGCCTTAGCTTATCCTAGCGCCTTAATCCATCCTGGAGCCAGGGTTCCCCCATGGAATCCCGATAAAAAATGGGTGGGTTCCCCCTCTCCCCTCCCATGCGGCGGTCCACACCTCCTCCCGGCGCGCACCGCCCCGGCTCTTCACCGGTCCGGGGGCCATATATAGAAGTTGCCCGGGTTAGAGGCGGCGACGGCGACCCTGTACCAGTAAGCCTGGTCGTGCCATCCATATGGGGGGATGGACGGCAGGGCTGGGAACCTGTCGATGAGCGGCGTATACGCTGGGATGACGGAGGGGAGAGCCGCGGGGTAGACGGCCATTGCGGGCCTGAACGCCGGAGCCAAACCGGCGTACACGGGCACGATCGCCATACTCTTCCACCGTGAGGCTTAGCCGCGGATGAGGCTTATAAACCTAACTTAACCCGGCTTGGGATAACCCCCCCACTCGCATCCACGCGGAGGAACACCTGCGCCGGACCGGGAATCATCCAGGGCGAGGCCCCGCCGAGCCTCCTCTCTCCATCAACCCGGTCGAGGGTTGGCCGTCGGCTGCTTTAGCTTGAACCGTTGAGGGACCCAGCGACTAGCCCTGTTGAAGCTCGGAAGCTTCATGGTTGGAGCTTTCATTTTCATTCATTTTCGGTGGCCTCTAATCGATAAAAGCCGGGGCTTGGAAAGATGGGATCCATGATCGAGGATAGGGATCGCCTGGTTGCCAGGTACGCGTTGGAGAAGGTTAAGCGGTGGATAGAATACTATGACGGCGACCCTAGATACCTGGGGGAGTACCTCCTGGATAAGATATGCGGCTACCTGAACCGGATGGATCTGATGCTCAGCGACCTGGTGGATCGCCTGGTCTAGCGGCTGCCCCGTTTATCTTTCGAGGACTCCTTCCTCATCCTCTCGTATTCGAGGCTTATCAGGAGGCGTACGGTGTCGGCTGAGGATTCGAATCCGTATCTCCCCTTTATGGCTAGGAACTTCCTTAGGAGGTCTCCCTCGAGGTCTAGCCTCACGGATATCCTATCCTCTCTCCTGGACCTTCGAGGCATATTCTCCACTCTACCTTTCTTATCTTTTGTGTTTCTATAATATTTTGTCTCACGAGGAATGCTTAAATATCCATTATACCTTTATATGCTTTGAAGTGCTTTATAGGCACTTCGATGGAGGATGATAAACGAAACCCTAAATGAGGGAACCCGGAGGCGACGTAAATGAAAACCAGGGAATGGCGGAAACTCGACACGATATCCCTCATAGGCCTCCTCGACAACTCTCGGAGAGAAGCCGAAGAAAGGGACGACGACGAATCCTGGAACAACCTCCACGAGATCCAAGCCATCCTCCAGGAACGCCTCACCAACGTCGACTATGTGAACGACAAGGTGGAGCAGCTGATCCAGGCGGTGAAGGAGCTTCAGGGGATCATCCGAGAGTTCCGCAGCCACACCCACGGAGAAGACGGGATCCCAAGGATCTCGAAGCCCCTACAGGAGCCGAAGGTGAACGCTGAAATCTAATCCGAGGAGATGACCTCCATGCCGAAGAGAACCGAACCTAAACTCAAACCCGGGGGCTTCCCACCGGAGGGATGGGGGAGATGAGGAGGGGAGGAGTGGAAGAGGCGGAGGCCTACGCGTACGAGAGGTTGATGGCGAAGGCCATCCCGGTCAGAGGGGAACGCCTAACCCTCAGCCTGCCCAGCGTAGAGGTATCCTCGCTGACAGGGTTCCTCCACCTCGCATCCATGAAGGACCTGATAGTATACCATGACAAGAAGAACCTCCAGTTCATCACGTTGTACAATCATGTGGTACACACGGTCCACTATGCCTCCTCCATTAGGGATGAGGGAAGCGGAGGCCTCGATGGATGGGCGGTGGCGAAGCGATGAACCCTAAGGGAAGGGTTAAGGCGGGGATGGGCGGGGAAGCCCCTAAGGTGAAGGCGACGAGGGGGATCACGGTACCCTCGGATGGGGGCTTCCAGAAGCTTATAGTGGAGGCGGAGATCCCGATACAGAGGGGCATAACGGCGGACCTCCAGTTCCTACGCTCCCAGCTCGACCGGGTAATAGAAGACTTCAGAAAGGATCACGCACCCGGAAGGTCGAAGGAGGGGAGGGAGGCGGAGATCCGGGGCCCAGCATCCCATGATGGATGGAGGCCTTGGCACAACGGTCGAGGCGAAAGCAAACCCGCTGAGGCGGATCCGGGGCTCGCCCGCTTCCTCGAAGCCAAAGGTTATAGGTTCGGGAACCGCTGGGCCTCCAGGGATGGCTACGAATACTGGCTATCCACGCTGGAAAGCGGAGCGAAGTTCATCCAACGCACCAGGAAGGGCAAGAAGCACCCGCCCAGATCGCGGACAGGGTTGCAGCCCATCGAAGACGTGGAGCCCATCAATGTTAGATCCGACTAGACGAGGGGAGGTTCCATGGAGGCGGAGGAGTTAAAGAGGTTCGACGACACGCCAACGACCAGGCTAAAAAACTTAGAAGAGAAAGTCCTAGGCGAAGATGATAATAATATAATAATAAAAATGGAACTTAGTAAGCTCAGTAAGCTTAGTAAGTTGCGACGGCATGCCCCAAAGACCCCTACCATGCTAGTTTTCCGGGAGCCCCTCTACACCAATTTTAAAGTTGTTTTAAGGCGGGTCCACCCAAGCCACACAGTCATAAGTATGCTTGAATGCCTGATGGAAGCATATGTAGAGGCTTTCGGCAGGTACGCCAACGCTAAGGTAACGTTATTTGAGCCCCTCCCCCCAGCGATGGGAGATGTGGAATCGATGATAAACCGGGCGGAGGAAGGGGAACTCATCGAGGATCTGGAGATATGCCTCAAAATGCTCGCCAGGAACCCTGAGGACCTGGAGGTGAGGCGTAAACTCCGTAGGTTGATGATAACGCATAGGGATTTGCTATCCTCCACTAGGAACCGGGAGATCTTGAACCTGATCAAGAAGGCTGGAGCTTACCTGTAAACACTGTTGAAGCATAGGTGCAGGGTTTTGGAGAAACCATGGATAGAGGCGATCCCATCAGGGGAGTTGAAACCCATCGTCTACTCGGCGCCACCTGTAACCCCCCGGGTTCTCCGCAGAGCATTTGAGAGGTATAATCGGCGGAGCCGCCGGGGGATCAAAGTCACGCCCAGACTCCTGGAGGCGCTATGCGAATACGTAAACCAGTTTCGAATACTCCCCAGCCGCATAATAAGCAGCTACGAGGCGGCTGAGAAGGCCGGGATCTCGCGGTCGAGCCTATTCCACCACCTTAACATACTTAGGAGGGAAGGCCTGTCCATCCCGGGTCATAACCATAGCTTATATTGTTTCAGGCATGCGAATGTGTGCCTCCGCTGCCATATAAGGTATCCGAAGGACCTGCACCTCTGCCTGGTCTGCGGCAGGGCGACGCGGAAAAGGCCGCGGCATTCGAAGTGGAGACGAAGATACATAGATGAGGGAGACCTAAACGTTTAACCTTGAAGGGGAGGTTCAGCCCTGGCCCTCGTTCGAGTAGAGGCGTGGCTCTAAAGTAACAGATATCACTGAAATTTTCCGAGGGGGACATGAAGCTTGATCCCCATAAAGTCGATCATAGACTAGGCAATCTCCAATAGACGGATAGACGGCACAGCTACACCTACAAGGAGGGGCCTCATGGCATGAATTCCCTCCATCAACGTTGCGCACTAGTTTTTTAGGCTCCTCCACGTTTTTCATCCATAGCCGCCGGCGAGTGGCCTTCAGCGGAGGCTATAGACGAATGCCTCATAGGCGTTCCTTTCTGCGGTTGGAGGCGAGGCGGCGCCTAAGGGAGGTCTACGAGTCCGCGTTTTATGATCGCGAGAGGGCTGAGATAGTGGCGACCCGTCCAGACGCCCTCCTGGACGTGTTGAGGGGAGAGGTCCTGATGGCGCCCAGGTTTATGCGCAGGTTCTGGTGTACCTGAATGTACCGGGTGGAGGAGAAGACCTTCGCAGGGCTCTTCGCCCTAACCTTCCTGTTAGGGGTCTTCCTGATCACGGGCATGCTCGTCCTCCGCTGGCTCTACACGGGTGAACCCCAGATAATGGATTATGTGAAGACCTTCTGGGCCATCATAGGACCGTTACTGGGAGCCATATTAACTTACTATTTCAAGTCTTAACAGCGGTCATCCTCTTCCTCCCTCTCAGAACCTTCCTGCCTGGGTGAGACGCGGTGTTTCTAGGGTTTAGACGCTTCCTCTTGGAGGTTAGGCGGCCTAGGGTTTGGCGTAGGGCCGCTGAGGATTGGAGGAGGATGCATCCCTCCTGCGCCATCTGCGGGTTGAGGGGGGCCGTCGAGGTCCACGATGTAATTCCCTACCATCTGGTCGAGGATCCAGGGTCGAAGCCCTACGAGTGGTGGATTCAGAATTTCATCTCGCTCTGCCATCACGACCATCACCGTCTCGCCCACTGCGGCGACCCCGCGTGGCTGAGCTATAACCCGCGTATAAGGGAGCTCGCCTCCACGATCCAAAGCTTCGGGAAGTTCTGCAGGAGATAAAAAATGAAAATGGGATACTGGACCAAGCGCCTCCTAAACCTCTTAACGCTAGGGCTTAGATTCAAGCCGTGGAGCATCTACTTCTGCCTGGAGTGCGGGAAGTGGGTCAGCCGAACCCATACGCACCGCCGAAAATTTAAAAAGCATAGAGTATACGCCTTCGGCTGGAAAAAGGATCCTAGAGACCCTAGGGACCTGGTCTGGTCCAGGCTCTTCCGCACCCCAAGGAGCTTGCCGGAGAGGGTGGACCTCCGCTTCAAGGAGTCGCCGATCCTAGACCAGGGGAACGAGGGGGCCTGCGTGGGCTTCGCCGGAGCAGCCCTGAAGAACTGGTACGAGATAGCCCAGAAGGACTACCCGGCGAAAGAGCAGGGGCTTAGTCCCCGCTGCATCTACAACCTGGCTAGGGCCCTGGAGGGCCGCTTAAACGAGGAGGGCGCCTATCTCCGGGATGCCCTAAAAGGATTGCAGACATTTGGGACCTGCACCGAGGCCTACTGGCCCTACCGGCCCTGGGTGGACAGCGGCGTGGATCCCCGCTGGAAGATCCCCGTGGAGAAGGCGGAGCCTTGGCGGATCAGAAGCTACGTCCGCCTCGAAACCGTGGACGAGGTCCTACAGGCCTTAGCGTCAGGCCTACCCGTTTATGCGGGGGTGCCCTGGTGCAGCAACTGGATGAGCACGGACGCTTCGGGTAAGCTCCCCCGCGGGGACATGCGGATCGTGGGCGGCCATGCCATCCTGTTTTTGGGCTACGACTTGAAAGAGGGGAGGCTCCTCCTCCAGAACAGCTGGGGTAAGGGCTGGGGCGCCCGCGGCTGCGCCTGGATGATCATCGACGATTTGAAGAAGCTACATGGTTCATCGGACTTCTGGACCGTCGTGGATTTGGAGCCGCCCAGCCCGCCTGGGCCTGAGCCGGAGCCTCCGAAGCCGGACAACCGGAAGATATGCGATATATTGGATGCAGTCATCGCCGAGGCCGTGAGGCTCAAGGGAGTATTCAAGTGCGACGAGGGTGGAGGGAGGGTTTGACCTGTCCCCGCTGCGGCCGCGAGGTCTCTCCATGGGGGCTGACCCGCAATGGCTGCATTTACTGCGATAAGGAAATTTAGGGATAGGCCGTTGGAGACGACTAGGGCCTGGGTAGGGACGACCCTGATCATGGCCTCCCTAGCCTTACTGGTCCACCTCACGGCGCAGACCTACTTCTTCACCTCGAATTATTTTGAGCCGCCGAACCTATACGATGTCTGGCCCCGCATAGACCAGGTAACCCACGCGCTATCGGCGATGGCCCTAACTGCGACCCTGTGCAACTTCAACCTGCCCTACTCCCTGAGGCGGAAATGGATCGTGGGGCTTGGCCTCAGCTTCATCCTAGGGCTCCTCTGGGAAGGCCTAGAGTACTTGACGGCGCCCCACTGGGGCTGGATCAGGATAGCTACGGCGGATACGCTCCTCGATCTATGGCAGGACTTCCTGGGCTCCAGCTTCGCCGTATTGTTGTATTCTCATCTGGTTAGGAGGCCCAGCCGGGTTTGGCGGCTGGGATGGGAGGCCCTAGGCCTCAACGTAAACGTAACTTGTGGGGACAAGTAGCTTAGGGGGCGAGCCCTATGAGCGAGGAGAAAAGGCCTAA from Candidatus Bathyarchaeota archaeon includes:
- a CDS encoding C1 family peptidase, which gives rise to MKMGYWTKRLLNLLTLGLRFKPWSIYFCLECGKWVSRTHTHRRKFKKHRVYAFGWKKDPRDPRDLVWSRLFRTPRSLPERVDLRFKESPILDQGNEGACVGFAGAALKNWYEIAQKDYPAKEQGLSPRCIYNLARALEGRLNEEGAYLRDALKGLQTFGTCTEAYWPYRPWVDSGVDPRWKIPVEKAEPWRIRSYVRLETVDEVLQALASGLPVYAGVPWCSNWMSTDASGKLPRGDMRIVGGHAILFLGYDLKEGRLLLQNSWGKGWGARGCAWMIIDDLKKLHGSSDFWTVVDLEPPSPPGPEPEPPKPDNRKICDILDAVIAEAVRLKGVFKCDEGGGRV